The genomic interval TACATCAtactaggcccagcctttggaactttggttttcctagatatggctacatCTGATGGATTTGGATGCTGCTTTAGAGCAGATtcctgcagcattagtaaagatgtgatcaatacatgtggattcctgtgctgtttgtaaataccctggtaggttaACTGATAAGGTTGCAAGCactggttagttagggttagccTTGAAAGAATTCAAATCTTAGCATAGCAAAATAATTATTCCACGGcagatcagctcctagagagatactgtattaccacatatggctgcaaatattgaggcagATTATTCTAGATGCTTACCCttacacatcatgaaatatattgaggcaaaaatagaatatagactatagactacatcaTTTAGGATCTCTATGGTGAGGTGAGCATAGGCAGCAGGTCCTATGTTCAATTTCCTATTCAAACCCACTCTATACTCCCCCAACCTCATTCTCACTACAGTCCACTACCTAGATTGTTTACATGGTCATGGGCGATCCCTGAAAAGCAGCATATCTCTGTGTTACCCAATGCTTCCTCTTCTGGTGCTGACGGGGCTGCTTGAACTCTAGATGACCCTGTGACCTCTGGCTGAGCCCCTAGAATGGGCAGGGCACCCAAAATGACGTCACGCACTCAGTGGTCACACTGTGTTGCTCGAGCCtgctaggtacagttgaagtcggaagtttacatacacttcggttggagtcattaaaaccagattttcaaccactccacaaatgtcttgttaacaatctatggttttggcaagtcggttaggatatctgctttgtgcaagacacaagtcatttttccaacaattgtttacagacagattatttcacttataattcactctatcacaattccagtgggtcagaagtttacatacactaagttgactgtgcctttaaacagcttggaaaattccagaaaaggatgtcatggctttaaaagcttctgataggctaattgacatcatttgagtcaattggaggtgtacctgtggatgtatttcaaggcctaccttcaaactcagtgcctctttgcttgacatcatgggaaaatcaaaagaaatcagccaagacctcagaaaaaaaattgtggaccttcgcaagtctggttcatccttgggatcaatttccaaacgcctgatggTACCACtctcatctgcacaaacaatagtacgcaagtataaacaccatgggaccactcagccgtcataccgttcaggaaggaaacctgttctgtctcctatagatgaatgtactttggtgcgaaaagtgcaaatcgatcccagaacaacagcaaagggccaagtgaagatgctggaggaaaccggtacaaaagtatctatatccactgtaaaacgagtcctatatcgacataacctgaaaggccactcagcaaggaagaagccactgctccaaaactgccataaaaaagccagactaggttagactactgcaatgctctactttcctgctacccggataaagcactaaataaacttcagttagtgctaaatacggctgctagaatcctgactagaaccaaaaaatgtgatcatattattccagtgctagcctccctacactggcttcctgttaaggcaagggctgatttcaagattttactgctaacctacaaagcattacatgggcttgctcctacctatctttacatgggcttgctcctacctacctaccttttggtcctgccgtacatacctacacgtacgctacggtcacaagacgcaggcctcctaattgtccctagaatttctaagcaaacagctggtggcagggctttctcctatagagctccatttttatggaatggtctgcctacccatgtgagagacgcagactcggtctcaacttttaagtctttactgaagactcatctcttcagtgggtcatatgattgagtgtagtctggcccaggagtgtgaaggtgaacggaaaggctctggagcaacgaaccgcccttgctgtctctgcctggccggttcccctctctccactgggattctctgcctctaaccctattacaggggctgagtcactggcttactggtgctctttcatgccgtccctaggagggctgcgtcacttgagtgggttgagttactgacgtgatcttcctgtctgggttggcgccccccccccccccccccccccccttggtttgtgctgtggtggagatctttgtgggctatacttggccttgtctcaggatggtaagttggtggttgaaggtatccctctagtggtgtgggctctgtgctttggcaaagtgggtggggttatatccttcctgtttggccctgtccgggggtatcgtcggatggggccacagtgtctcctgacccctcctgtctcagcctccagtatttatgctgcagtagtttatgtgtcggggggctagggtcagttggttatatctggagtacttctcctgtcttatcctgtgtcctgtgtgaatttaagtatgctctctctaattctctccttctctctttatttctctctctaggaggacctgagccctaggaccatgcgtcaggactaccgggcatgatgactccttgctgtcccaagtccacctggccttgctgctgctccagtttcaactgttctgcctatggaaccctgacctgtccaccggacgtgctacctgtcccagacttgctgttttcaactctctagagaccgcaggagcggtagagatactcttaatgatcggctatgaaaagccaactgacatttactcctgattattatttgaccatgctggtcatttatgaacatttgaacatcttggccatgttctgttataatctccacccggcacagccagaagaggactggccacccctcatagcctggttcctctctaggtttcttcctaggttttggcctttctagggagtttttcctagccgccattcttctacacctgcattgcttgctgtttggggttttaggctgggtttctgtacagcacttcgagatactagctgatgtacgaagggctctataaaataaacttgatttgatgtagatatattgaagcaacatctcaagacatcagtcaggaagttaaagcttggtcgcaaatgggtcttccaaatggacaatgaccccaagcatacttccaaagttgtggcaaaatggccatcacaaagccctgacctcaatcctctagaaaatttgtgggcagaactgaaaaagcgtgtgcgagcaaggaggcctacaaacctgtctcagttatactagctctgtcaggaggatgggccaaaattcacccaacttattgtgggaagctgggctacccaaaatgtttgacccaagttaaactttttgaaggcaatgctaacaaatactaattgagtgtatgtaaacttctgacccgttgggaatgtgatgaaagaaataaaagctgaaataaataattctctctactattattttgacgtttcacattcttaaaataaagtagtgatcctaactgacctaagacagggaattttgactcggattaaatgtcaggaattgtgaaaaatttagtttaaatgtatttggctaaggtgtatgtaaacctccgacttcaactgtatatcattgGTTGTAGCTCCATAGAGATAAGATACATCACACACTATtaataagcatttcgctgcctGACTCATGAAACAAAATAGATCTCTGCCACCTGTTTTCCCGCAAGGAACATTAACCTTTTGTGGGATGGCATACTTTTACAGTGCATGTTGTCTCGGATGTTTGGGAAGCACTCCCAGTTTCTGACTTTCCATACAGTCAATGGCCCATGGTGAAGGTGTGCTTTTTTACTGGCTTTGAAGAGGTTCTTTGAACATATGCCAAAGAGGAAAAGAGATACACCATGAATGATATGGCCTGGGATCTTCTCCAGGTAGAGACTCGTGATCATTGAGGTCCTTCTTCTGTCCGAGGGAGAGAGTCATAGAGAAAGGACAGAGGAGGCCCATTGAAAGTCACATGCCTGATTTATTGAAGTAGATTCTTAATGTAGCGTCAGTGCATAACGTCACCTGActtcacacaaacacagacacacagtattaCCCTGAGAGTGACAGTGTGCACCTCTGTCAGAtgtccttctttctctctttagGTTTTAGAACCACTTAATTAAAAGCTGAAAGTGCGGCAAATTTAGGAGCTTCCTGTTGCATATTGAGAAGTTACGGTTGTTTACCGCATTGTAACAGATAAATGCAAGTTCACATAACAGCTGCCTGCAGTCCCAGTATTAGCTGTGTTATGACAGCTGGTGTACTGTGtataagtcccagtattagctgtGTTATGACATCTGGTGTACTGTGTATTAGTCCCAGTATTAGCTGTGTTATGACATCTGGTGTACTGTGTATTAGTCCCAGTATTAGCTGTGTTATGACAGCTGGTGTACTGTGTATTAGTCCCAGTATTAGCTGTGTTATGACAGCTGGTGTACTGTGTATTAGTCCCAGTATTAGCTGTGTTATGACAGCTGGTGTACTGTGTATTAGTCCCAGTATTAGCTGTGTTATGACAGCTGGTGTACTGTGTATTAGTCCCAGTATTAGCTGTGTTATGACAGCTGGTGTACTGTGTATTAGTCCCAGTATTAGCTGTGTTATGACAGCTGGTGTACTGTGTATTAGTCCCAGTATTAGCTGTGTTATGACAGCTGGTGTACTGTGTATTAGTCCCAGTATTAGCTGTGTTATGACAGCTGGTGTACTGTGTATTAGTCCCAGTATTAGCTGTGTTATGACAGCTGGTGTACTGTGTATTAGTCCCAGTATTAGCTGTGTTATGACAGCTGGTGTACTGTGTATTAGTCCCAGTATTAGCTGTGTTATGACAGCTGGTGTACTGTGTATTAGTCCCAGTATTAGCTGTGTTATGACAGCTGGTGTACTGTGTATTAGTCCCAGTATTAGCTGTGTTATGACAGCTGGTGTACTGTGTATTAGTCCCAGTATTAGCTGTGTTATGACAGCTGGTGTACTGTGTATTAGTCCCAGTATTAGCTGTGTTATGACATCTGGTGTACTGTGTATTAGTCCCAGTATTAGCTGTGTTATGACAGCTGGTGTACTGTGTATTAGTCCCAGTATTAGCTGTGTTATGACATCTGGTGTACTGTGTATTAGTCCCAGTATTAGCTGTGTTATGACAGCTGGTGTACTGTGTATTAGTCCCAGTATTAGCTGTGTTATGACAGCTGGTGTACTGTGTATTAGTCCCAGTATTAGCTGTGTTATGACATCTGGTGTACTGTGTATTAGTCCCAGTATTAGCTGTGTTATGACAGCTGGTGTACTGTGTATTAGTCCCAGTATTAGCTGTGTTATGACAGCTGGTGTACTGTGTATTAGTCCCAGTATTAGCTGTGTTATGACAGCTGGTGTACTGTGTATTAGTCCCAGTATTAGCTGTGTTATGACATCTGGTGTACTGTGTATTAGTCCCAGTATTAGCTGTGTTATGACATCTGGTGTACTGTGtataagtcccagtattagctgtGTTATGACAGCTGGTGTACTGTGTATTAGTCCCAGTATTAGCTGTGTTATGACATCTGGTGTACTGTGTATTAGTCCCAGTATTAGCTGTGTTATGACAGCTGGTGTACTGTGTATTAGTCCCAGTATTAGCTGTGTTATGACATCTGGTGTACTGTGTATTAGTCCCAGTATTAGCTGTGTTATGACAGCTGGTGTACTGTGTATTAGTCCCAGTATTAGCTGTGTTATGACAGCTGGTGTACTGTGTATTAGTCCCTGTATTAGCTGTGTTATGACATCTGGTGTACTGTGTATTAGTCCCAGTATTAGCTGTGTTATGACAGCTGGTGTACTGTGTATTAGTCCCAGTATTAGCTGTGTTATGACAGCTGGTGTACTGTGTATTAGTCCCAGTATTAGCTGTGTTATGACATCTGGTGTACTGTGTATTAGTCCCAGTATTAGCTGTGTTATGACATCTGGTGTACTGTGtataagtcccagtattagctgtGTTATGACAGCTGGTGTACTGTGTATTAGTCCCAGTATTAGCTGTGTTATGACATCTGGTGTACTGTGtataagtcccagtattagctgtGTTATGACAGCTGGTGTACTGTGTATTAGTCCCAGTATTAGCTGTGTTATGACATCTGGTGTACTGTGTATTAGTCCCAGTATTAGCTGTGTTATGACATCTGGTGTACTGTGTATAAGTCCCAGTGTTAGCTGTGTTATGACATCTGGTGTACTGTGtataagtcccagtattagctgtGTTATGACAGCTGGTGTACTGTGTATTAGTCCAATTGTTATGACAActggtgtacagtcgtggccaaacattttgagaatgacacaaatattaattttcacaaagtctgctatctcagtttgtatgatggcaatttgcatatactccagaatgttatgaagagtgatcagatgaattgcaattaattgcaaagtctctctttgccatgcaaattaactgaatcccccaaaaacatttccactgcatttcagccctgccacaaaaggaccagctgacatcatgtcagtgattctctcgttaaaaCAGGTGTGAGTATTGACGAGGAcaaaggctggagatcactctgtcatgctgactgagttcgaataacagactggaagcttcaaaaggaggttggtgcttggaatcattgttcttactttgtcaaccatggttacctgcaaggaaacacgtgccgtcatcattactttgcacaaaaagagcttcacaggcaaggatatttctgccagtaagattgcacctaaaaccatttatcggatcatcaagaatttcaaagagagcagttcaattgttgtgaagaaggcttcagggcgaccaagaaagtccagcaagcgccaagactgtctcctaaagttgattcagctgcgggatcgtggcaccaccagtacagagcttgatcaggaatggcagcaggcaggtgtgagtgcatctgcacgcacagtgaggcgaagacttttggagagTGGCctagtgtcaagaagggcagcaaagaagtcacttctctccaggaaaaaaatcagggacagactgacattctgcaaaaggtacagggattggaatgctgaggactggggtaaagtcattttctctgatgaatcccctttccgattgtttggggcatccggaaaaaagctggtccggagaagacaaggtgagcgctaccatcagtcctgtgtcatgccaacagtaaagcatcctgagaccattcatgtgtggggttgcttctcaaccaagggagtgggctccctcacaattttgcctaagaacacagccatgaataaagaatggtaccaacacaccctccgagagcaacttctcccaaccatccatgaacagtttggtgacgaacaatgcattttccagcatgatggagcaccttgccataaggcaaaagtgataactaagtggctcggggaacaaaacatgaatattttgggtccatggccaggaaactccccagaccttaatcccattgagaacttgtggtcaatcctcaagaggcgggtggacaaacaaaaacccacaaattctgaaaaACAagaattgattatgcaagaatgggctgccatcagtcaggatgtggcccataagttaattgacagcatgccagggtggattgcagaggtcttgaaaaagaagggttgtcatgacttccaccgaaggtggctcccctgcctgttcgggcggtgctcggcggtcgtcgtcgccgttctactagccgccaccgatcccttttaaCTTTTCTGTTAGTTTaatcttattagttgcacctatTCCTTTTTGTGTTTCTTGATTTTGGTCTATTTAAGCCTGTTAGGCCCGCataggtttgtgcgggattattttgtGTTCTCTGTCGATTGTGGATGTGTTTTTGTTCTCTGGATCGTTTACCCTGTGTTCTGGGTTGGTCAGTGTGTATGCGCCCTGTGTTTGGCGTGACCGTTTTTTCCGGAGAATTAAATTATACAAATCATTGAACCCTCTGcactctgcgcctgactcctacctTCCACTCCTAGTAACCCGTGATAGAATCCCACACCTCACCTCCAGCGCCTCTTCCACCAGCACCACCTACCCCTCCTTCAGCGTCCGGATCCGGTGCCCTGAGTCTGGCGCTCCCCAAGGAGTACGATGGGACGGcggctgggtgccaggggttcctactacAACTGGAGCTGTACCTGGCTACCGTTCGTCCGACTCCCTCGGGGGAGGAGAGCGTGAGCGTCCTCGTTTCCTGTCTGACGGGTCGAGCCCTGGAGTCGGCCAACGCagtgtggaatggcccagactcggcgAGAGATCACTACCccgagttcacccgccgtttttgGGCCGTGTTCAACCACCCACCTGAGGGCCGAGTAGCGGGTGAACGGCTGTTCCACCTGCGACAGGAGACAAGGAGCGCGCTGGACTTTGCACTGGATTTCCGGACTTTATCCGCAGGGGCGGGGTGGAACAACAGGGCCTTGATGGACCACTATCGTTGTagcctccgggaggacgtccgcagggagctagcgtgtcgggacaccaCCCTCTCCCTCAATGAACTGATTGACATGTCCATTCGACTGGAGaacctgctggctgcccgcgggcgtccAGAACGGGCCCTGTCGATTACACCTCCAGGCCCTGCTCCAATCcccatggagttaggggggggccGCATcgagggggaccggaggaggagtTTCCTCCTGCACTGGAGGAAAGGACATACTGCCGATCGGTGCTGGCGGAGCTCGCCTGGGAGTCGGGATGGCAGGCAGAGCACTCCTCgttcaccccaggtgagtcagcaccagactcacccagagcttcctgtcgaCCATATGTTTTTGCTAATTTCTTTTTCtgtgttttctccctctctacagcataaggcgctagtcaattcaggcgcagctgggaacttcaTGGATCGTGGGCTCGCGTTAAGGCTAGGGATTCCACTGGTGTCGTTACACCAACCTTTTCCCGTGCacgccttagatagccgaccattagggtcagggctggtcagggaggccacggttccactggacatggtaacgcaggggaaTCATGAGAAGCGgattagtctcttccttattgattcgcctgcgtttccagtggtgctgggaaTTCCCTGGCTGGCTTATCACAATCCGGTGATTTCATGGAGACAGGGGGCTCTTCgagggtggtcagaggagtgttcaggcaggtgcaTAGGAGTTTTcatcggtgcgacaacggtggagagtccagaccaggtttccactgtgcgcattccctctgAGTATGCTGATTTGTCTATCGCCTTCTGTAAAaggaaggcgacccaattaccaccccatcgacgaggggactgcgcgataaacctcctggagaacgctgcactgccaaggagtcacgtgtacccgtTGTCCTAggaggagacagtggctatggagacatacgtcactgaatctctgggacaggggtacattcggccctccacgtCCCCGTCTCCTCgagcttcttttttgtgaagaagaaggagggaggtctgcgtccgtgcattgattatagaggtctaaattcaatcacaggggggtttagttacccgctacctctcattgCCACGGCGGTGGAGTCATTTCACGGGGCGCGtttcttcacaaaactggaccttAGGAGCGCGcataacctggtgcgtatccgggggggatgagtggaagaccgcatttagtaccacatctggccattatgagtacctcgtcatgccgtatgggttgaagaatgctccagccgttttccaatctttcgtagacgagattctcagagacctgcacgggcagggggtGGTAGTGTACATCGATGACATActgatctattctgccacacgcgccgCGCACGTGCCTCTGGTGCGTAAGGTACTTGGGcaactgctggagcatgacctgtatgccaaggctgagaaatgtgtgttctccaaacaagccgtttccttcctgggttatcgcatttccacctctggggtggtgatggagtgtgaccgcgttacagccgtgcgtaattggccgactccgaccacggtaaaggaggtgccgtggtttttagggtttgccaattactaccggttTATCCgaggttttggtcaggtggctgctcctctattacctcactgctgaagggggcgGGCAAAGCTTTCACTCGTCTGAAGGGGCTGTTCACCGACGCACCCGTGCTGGCGCATCCAGACCCCtttttggcgttcatagtggaggtggatgcgtccgaggctgagGTGGGAGCCGTGCTATCAAAGCTCCGCCCCTGCGTTTTTTTCCCGAAGAAGCTCGGTCCGGTGGAGcggaactatgacgtgggggaccgggagttgttagctgtagtcaaggctctgaaggcgtggagacattggcttgagcgGGCTAAGCACCCggtcctcatctggactgaccatcgtaatctcgagtatatccgggcagcgaggagattgAATCTGCGTCaggctaggtgggccatgttccTTATCCGTTTCCGTTTCACGATTTCATATCAGCCAGGCTCCCAAAATACGGCTGACGCGCTGTCCCGCCTCTATGATACCGAGGAGCGTCCATCGAGTCGACTCCCATCCTCCCAGCTTCATGTCTGATGGCACCGGTGGTacgggaggtggacgcggagatCGAGCGGGAAGCACGGTAGGAACCAGCACCCCCTTAGTGTCCAGCAGGGGTtcagtacgtgccgcttggtgtccgTGATAAGTTGATTCGATGGGCCCATAcactaccctcctcgggtcatcctggcatcgagaGGATAGTGCGAAGTCTTagggggaggtactggtggcccacattggctaaggacgtgaggttttatgtctcctcctgctcggtgtgtgctcagagcaaggctcctcgacacctgcctagagggaagttacaacccctccccgttccacaacggccgtggtcgcacttGTCGGTGGACTTTCTCACTGACCTTCCCCCGTCTCAGGGAAGTACCACGATCCTGgtcattgtggatcggttttctaagtcctgccgtctcatcccgttgcccggtctccctacgaccctgcagactgcggaggctctgtttacccatgtcttccggcattacggggtgactgaggacatcgtttctgatcggggtccacAGTTCACGTCCAGAGTTTGGAGGGCATTTATGGAACGGCTGAGGGTCTCGGTCAGCTTCCACCCcaagagtaatgggcaggtggagagagtaaaccaggatgtgggtaggtttctgcggtcgtactGCCAGGACCGGCCTGGTGAGAACTCCCCttcgccactcctctactaacatgtctcccttccagtgcgtgttgggctaccagccggtcctggctccatgacatcagagccagaccgaggctcctgcggtggaggaatgggtgcagcgctcGAAGGACGCCTGGAGAGCCATCCAGGAATCTTTAAAACAGgctagtggacggcagaagaagagcgctgaccagcaccgcagtgaggcccccgtgttcgcaccgggggaccgggtctggctcttgacccgaaacctgcccctccgcctgccctgccggaagctggggccgcagtgtgtagggccattcaaagtccttaggaggataaacgaggtgtgttataggttacagcttcctaCTTACTattgtattaacccctcgtttcatgtgtctctcctcaggccggtggtggctggtcccctgcaagaaggtgaggtgcctgaggtccctccgccccctctggacttcaaggggtccccggcgtacacagtacgCGCTATTCTGGATttgagacgccgggtgaggggcctacagtacctcgtggactgggaggggtacggtccggaggagaggtgctgggtaccggtgggagACATTTTGGACCCTTCACTTCTGAGGGACTTCCACCGCCTCCACCCGGAGGTttagtcttattagttgcacctgttcctTTTTGTGTTTCTTGATTTTGGTTTATTTAAGCCTGTTAGGCCCGTTTAGGTTTGTGCCGGATTATTTTGTGTTCTCTGTCGATTGTGGATGTGTTTTTGTTCTGTGGATCGTTTGCCCTGTGTTCTGGGTTGGTCAGTGTGTATGCGCCCTGTGTTTGGCGTGACCGTTTTTTCCGGAGAATTAAATTATACAAATCATtgaaccctctgctctctgcgtcTGACTCCTACCTTCCACTCCTAGTAACCCGTGACAAGGGTCaagactgcaaatattgactctttgcatcaacttcatgtaattgtcaataaaatcctttgacacttatgaaatacttgtaattatacttcagtattccatagtaacatctgacaaaaatatctaaagacattgAGGCAGCAAAATTaatattctcaaaacttttggccacgactgtacagtgttTTAATCCCAATATTAGTCCCAGTGTTATGACATCTGGTGTATTCTGTATTAGTCCAGTGTTATGACAACTGGTGTACTGTGTATTAGTCCCAGTGTTATGACATCTGGTGTACTGTGTACTAGTACAGTGTTATGACAACTGGTTTACTGTGTATTAGTCCCTGTATTAGTCCCAATGTTATGACAACTGAGTACTGTGTATTAGTCCAGTGTTATAACAGCTGGTGTACTGTGTATTAGTCCCACTGATATGATAAAAGGTGTACTGtgtactagtccctggagtgttaTGACAACTTGTGTtggtaaccactaggctacctgcggccCCAATACACAGTACACCAGATGGCATAACACTGGACTAATACACAGTACTCCAGTTGTCATAACACTGGGACTAATACATTGTTTCTGTACCGCACTTCGGCTGATGTAATCagggatttataaatacatttggtgTACTGTGTATTAGTCCCGGTGTTATGAAAACTGGTGTACTGTGTATTAGTCCCAGTGTTATGACAACTGGTGTACTGTGTATTAGTCCCAGTGTTACGACAACTGGTGTACTGTGTATTAGTCCCAGTGTTATGACAACTGGTGTACTGTGTATTAGTCCCAGTGTTACGACAACTGGTGTACTGTGTATTAGTCCCAGTGTTACGACAACTGGTGTACTGTGTATTAGTCCCAGTGTTATGACAACTGGTGTACTGTGTATTAGTCCCAGTGTTACGACAACTGGTGTACTGTGTATTAGTCCCGGTGTTATGAAAACTGGTGTACTGTGTATTAGTCCCAGTGTTATGACAACTGGTGTACTGTGTATTAGTCCCAGTGTTACGACAACTGGTGTACTGTGTATTAGTCCCAGTGTTACGACAACTGGTGTACTGTGTATTAGTCCCAGTGTTATGACAACTGGTGTACTGTGTATTAGTCCCAGTGTT from Salvelinus fontinalis isolate EN_2023a chromosome 18, ASM2944872v1, whole genome shotgun sequence carries:
- the LOC129816049 gene encoding mucin-21-like; protein product: MFGHDSNTGTNTQYTSCHNTANTGTNTQYTSCHNTANTGTNTQYTRCHNTANTGTNTQYTSCHNTANTGTNTQYTSCHNTANTGTNTQYTRCHNTANTGTNTQYTSCHNTANTGTNTQYTRCHNTANTGTNTQYTSCHNTANTGTNTQYTSCHNTANTGTNTQYTSCHNTANTGTNTQYTSCHNTANTGTNTQYTSCHNTANTGTNTQYTSCHNTANTGTNTQYTSCHNTANTGTNTQYTSCHNTANTGTNTQYTSCHNTANTGTNTQYTSCHNTANTGTNTQYTSCHNTANTGTNTQYTSCHNTANTGTNTHQVTLCTDATLRIYFNKSGM